In a genomic window of Candidatus Binatia bacterium:
- a CDS encoding acyl-CoA dehydrogenase family protein: MAEALDEFREELRTFLAEHLRPELKPEALARLPEPERISVLRDWQRTLAKGRWVGITWPREYGGREATIPQQIVYTEEMTRAQAPAAINSLGVGIVGPPLIAFGTEEQKKRFAPRILSADDLWCCGFSEPSAGSDLASLRTSATLDGDHFVVNGQKVWTTLAHHADWCMLLCRTNPEEKRAKGVSCLLVDMRSPGITVRPLRQITGEAEFNEIFFENVRVPRENLLGELHGGWPVAVAALQNERGILYVVEMRIQLQQARDQLLALAREHGAGTDPVLRQELAQIHLATEIFRMTCQRTLDKLLRMGAPGPEASIIKLHWTEVTQAIPQLGMQIIGPQGLLYDTPEPRAGRVDPSQWLQRSFLQSRAASIASGTSEIMKGIIAMQVLGLPRGQ; the protein is encoded by the coding sequence ATGGCCGAAGCCCTCGACGAATTCCGCGAAGAGCTGCGAACCTTTCTCGCCGAGCACCTCCGTCCCGAGCTCAAGCCCGAAGCGCTCGCCCGGCTCCCCGAGCCCGAGCGCATCTCGGTGCTGCGCGACTGGCAACGGACGCTCGCCAAGGGCCGCTGGGTCGGCATCACGTGGCCGCGCGAGTACGGCGGCCGCGAGGCGACGATCCCGCAGCAGATCGTCTACACCGAGGAGATGACCCGCGCGCAGGCGCCGGCGGCGATCAACAGCCTCGGCGTCGGCATCGTCGGTCCGCCGCTCATCGCGTTCGGCACCGAGGAGCAGAAGAAGCGCTTCGCGCCGCGCATCCTGTCGGCGGACGACCTGTGGTGCTGCGGCTTCTCGGAGCCGAGCGCCGGCTCCGACCTCGCCTCGCTGCGCACCAGCGCAACGCTCGACGGCGACCACTTCGTGGTCAACGGCCAGAAGGTGTGGACGACGCTCGCGCACCACGCCGACTGGTGCATGCTGCTCTGTCGCACCAACCCGGAGGAGAAGCGCGCGAAAGGCGTCTCCTGCCTGCTCGTCGACATGCGCAGCCCCGGCATCACGGTGCGGCCGCTGCGCCAGATCACCGGCGAGGCCGAGTTCAACGAGATCTTCTTCGAGAACGTGCGCGTGCCGCGCGAGAACCTGCTCGGCGAGCTGCACGGCGGCTGGCCGGTCGCGGTGGCGGCGCTGCAGAACGAGCGCGGCATCCTCTACGTCGTCGAGATGCGCATCCAGCTGCAGCAGGCGCGCGACCAGCTGCTCGCGCTCGCTCGCGAGCACGGCGCCGGCACGGATCCGGTGCTGCGCCAGGAGCTCGCGCAGATCCACCTCGCGACCGAGATCTTCCGCATGACCTGCCAGCGGACGCTCGACAAGCTGCTGCGCATGGGCGCGCCCGGACCGGAGGCGTCGATCATCAAGCTGCACTGGACCGAGGTCACGCAGGCGATCCCGCAGCTCGGCATGCAGATCATCGGCCCGCAGGGCCTGCTCTACGACACGCCCGAGCCGCGCGCGGGGCGCGTCGATCCGAGCCAGTGGCTGCAGCGCAGCTTCCTGCAGAGCCGCGCCGCGAGCATCGCGTCCGGAACGAGCGAGATCATGAAGGGTATCATCGCGATGCAGGTGCTCGGTCTGCCGCGCGGCCAGTAG
- a CDS encoding NADH-quinone oxidoreductase subunit N, whose amino-acid sequence MDGSALSNVASLAYSLPELVLGGSVVVLFLLDLVVKRKELLGDLALLTLAVVVVLSTRLLWTDSAALYNGAVVLDGFALYFKLLIALAAFGTVWMSLGSREIQRNNAGEYWAILLASALGMMFMASSTNLLMAYLALEFVSLTSYVLSGFMRHSRRAGEASLKYLIYGGVASGTMIYGMSWVYGLAGSLDFRAINAALASGDGVSLPLFVALLLTLAGLGYKIAAFPFHMWAPDVYQGAPIPVTAFLAVGSKAAGLALMIRFFFTAMASSAGAGMYQLVGGVDWSQLMLVLSIVTMTFGNLAALNQQNVKRMLAYSSIAHAGYMLMGFAVLTDDGLTAMLFYVGVYYLMNLGAFLVVMIVANATGREDVAGYRGLAWRGGAIPAVAMAIFLFSLTGLPPLAGFVGKFYLFAAVVEKQLYLLAVIGVLNSVVSLVYYARIVRTMFLDQPVGGEGAVLLDWHNGLLLGLLTAGTLVLGVAWGPLIDFAGRSTHFLAY is encoded by the coding sequence ATGGACGGATCGGCGCTGAGCAACGTCGCGAGCCTCGCCTACAGCCTGCCCGAGCTGGTGCTCGGCGGCTCGGTGGTCGTGCTGTTCCTGCTCGACCTCGTCGTCAAGCGCAAAGAGCTGCTCGGCGACCTGGCGCTGCTGACGCTCGCCGTCGTGGTCGTGCTGTCGACGCGGCTTCTCTGGACCGACAGCGCCGCGCTCTACAACGGCGCGGTCGTGCTCGACGGCTTCGCGCTCTACTTCAAGCTGCTGATCGCGCTCGCCGCGTTCGGCACCGTGTGGATGTCGCTCGGCTCGCGCGAGATCCAGCGCAACAACGCCGGCGAGTACTGGGCGATCCTGCTCGCGAGCGCGCTGGGCATGATGTTCATGGCGTCGTCGACGAACCTGCTGATGGCGTACCTCGCCCTCGAGTTCGTCAGCCTGACGTCCTACGTGCTGTCCGGCTTCATGCGCCACAGCCGGCGCGCCGGCGAGGCGTCGCTCAAGTACCTGATCTACGGCGGCGTCGCGTCGGGCACGATGATCTACGGCATGAGCTGGGTGTACGGGCTCGCCGGCAGCCTCGACTTCCGCGCGATCAACGCGGCGCTCGCGTCGGGCGACGGCGTGTCGCTGCCGCTGTTCGTCGCGCTGCTGCTGACGCTCGCCGGGCTGGGCTACAAGATCGCCGCGTTCCCGTTCCACATGTGGGCGCCCGACGTCTACCAGGGCGCGCCGATCCCGGTGACGGCGTTCCTCGCGGTCGGCTCGAAGGCGGCCGGCCTCGCGCTGATGATCCGCTTCTTCTTCACCGCGATGGCGTCGTCCGCGGGGGCCGGGATGTACCAGCTCGTGGGCGGCGTCGACTGGAGCCAGCTCATGCTGGTGCTGTCGATCGTCACGATGACGTTCGGCAACCTCGCGGCGCTGAACCAGCAGAACGTCAAGCGCATGCTCGCGTACTCGAGCATCGCGCACGCGGGCTACATGCTGATGGGCTTCGCCGTGCTGACCGACGACGGGCTCACCGCGATGCTGTTCTACGTCGGCGTCTACTACCTGATGAATCTCGGCGCGTTCCTGGTCGTGATGATCGTCGCGAACGCGACGGGGCGCGAGGACGTCGCCGGCTACCGCGGGCTCGCGTGGCGCGGCGGCGCGATTCCGGCGGTGGCGATGGCGATCTTCCTGTTCTCCCTCACAGGTCTGCCGCCGCTCGCCGGCTTCGTCGGCAAGTTCTATCTGTTCGCCGCCGTGGTCGAGAAGCAGCTCTACCTGCTCGCGGTGATCGGCGTGCTGAACAGCGTCGTGTCGCTGGTCTACTACGCGCGCATCGTGCGCACGATGTTCCTCGACCAGCCCGTGGGGGGCGAGGGCGCCGTGCTGCTCGACTGGCACAACGGGCTGCTGCTCGGGCTGCTCACCGCAGGCACCCTCGTGCTCGGCGTCGCCTGGGGCCCGCTGATCGACTTCGCGGGACGCTCGACGCACTTCCTCGCGTACTGA
- the rsmI gene encoding 16S rRNA (cytidine(1402)-2'-O)-methyltransferase yields MPTSDAPARGTLYVVATPIGNLDDITLRALRVLGEVDLIAAEDTRRTRVLLEHHGIRGRLVAYHDHVESERAGELVQRLLRGESVALVSDAGTPLIADPGYRLLRAAADAGVPIVPVPGPCAPIALLSCAALPTDRFTFVGFLPSRRSARRRVLLELAGRRETLVFLESPRRLGAALADLCDILGAERPAVLGRELTKRFEEVRRGTLGELAARLATSPGAETAADEESNDDETEVDETDADASDADVKPNAEVEPEAEPSSPGRIRGEIVLAVGGAAGDGDEPARSSAATRPADLDAFLRARLASGDSVAAAARAAVQELGVQRREAYRRASDVRRSL; encoded by the coding sequence ATGCCGACGTCCGACGCTCCCGCTCGCGGCACGCTGTACGTGGTCGCCACCCCGATCGGCAACCTCGACGACATCACGCTGCGCGCGCTGCGCGTGCTCGGCGAGGTCGACCTGATCGCCGCCGAGGACACCCGACGCACGCGCGTCCTGCTCGAGCACCACGGGATCCGCGGTCGCCTCGTCGCCTACCACGACCACGTCGAGTCCGAGCGCGCCGGCGAGCTCGTGCAGCGCTTGCTGCGCGGCGAGAGCGTCGCGCTGGTCAGCGACGCCGGGACGCCGCTGATCGCCGACCCGGGCTACCGTCTGCTGCGGGCCGCCGCCGACGCCGGCGTGCCGATCGTGCCGGTCCCCGGGCCGTGCGCGCCGATCGCGCTGCTGTCGTGCGCCGCGCTGCCGACCGACCGCTTCACCTTCGTCGGCTTCCTGCCGTCGCGGCGCTCGGCGCGCCGCCGCGTGCTGCTCGAGCTCGCGGGACGCCGCGAGACGCTGGTCTTCCTCGAGTCGCCGCGTCGCCTCGGCGCGGCGCTCGCCGACCTGTGCGACATCCTCGGCGCCGAGCGTCCCGCGGTGCTCGGGCGCGAGCTCACCAAGCGCTTCGAGGAGGTCCGTCGCGGCACGCTCGGCGAGCTCGCGGCGCGGCTCGCGACGAGCCCCGGCGCGGAAACGGCCGCGGACGAAGAGAGCAACGACGACGAGACGGAAGTCGACGAGACCGACGCCGACGCGTCGGACGCGGACGTCAAGCCAAACGCGGAGGTCGAGCCCGAGGCCGAGCCGAGCTCGCCCGGGCGCATCCGCGGCGAGATCGTCCTCGCGGTCGGCGGCGCGGCGGGCGACGGCGACGAGCCCGCGCGCTCGAGCGCAGCCACGCGCCCGGCCGATCTCGACGCGTTCCTGCGCGCGCGGCTCGCGAGCGGCGACTCGGTGGCGGCCGCGGCACGTGCAGCCGTGCAAGAGCTCGGCGTGCAGCGTCGCGAGGCATACCGGCGCGCATCCGACGTACGTCGCTCGCTGTAA
- a CDS encoding DUF748 domain-containing protein — MASPARKSLLRRLRLPLLLLLALVALAALAPQLVLPRVERAASEALRTPVDIGWIEVDPFARRVSLRDVAFGEGEPLTVRRISARPDVERLVRGEIELERVEIDGLRGVIDQDEKGLPVLRGLPFPEPGGRSGGPTVVVEEVVLTDVDLEASLPERLRRTPVALHLDELVAREVPTSAAGAAFQGELRGALDGVPLTAGARIDETPAGWRVEAEAELKGSPLGRDQLRLPPGLESLSATVDGRASYLLDPERGEERLAADVTLNELRLSGAAETSLAARRLSVQGLVANLTAGEVDLGAIELTAPRIVAALTADGLVYPGLVPGLVESGVELAPDGGADDAAREPGWKVTGGRFTARDGEIVVKRDDARLPLTIESFTWRGIASGKRGDLRLTVGVAEDGRIDVTGKLGIDPPTVDVVAELSSVPLADLSALLDTPLRVSRGTARGRVEIAGDPARPRFAIALEAHQVHTAPPTAERPDQVLAVDRLETTLTVAPGPDGAIEIASLALSYPYAMVQRTAQGTFPLDVLGGASGHEAASGATRGADEASAPDAPSRTRAPRSGANASESTASARPLRIASLTVSQGRFDFVDATTTPPYWTGLASTDATARGLALEPHALDSLSLTARQDELHPLRASARRTGDESWRGELAVEGLSLPTLNPYLAPVLGYEAQAGTLDLEIEATLARGRLAATTAIALDGVALRQTGLDVIQQQTGVPLTVALSLLKDVGGTIEMTIPVEVDTATGEYELGSFVTQAIGRAVLGALSSPLRWLGMLFGTDGPPHALAIDPVPFAPGSATLDAAGRARVEQVARILASHAELDVILKSQIAESDRAAVGDDGLAALAAARVETVRSAFERGAAGHAILASRLLVAPWSMPADGKLDPAPGVYVEVQSR, encoded by the coding sequence ATGGCGAGCCCGGCGCGCAAGAGCTTGCTGCGCAGGCTCCGCCTGCCGCTCCTTCTGCTGCTCGCGCTCGTCGCGCTGGCGGCGCTCGCGCCGCAGCTCGTGCTGCCGCGCGTCGAGCGTGCGGCGAGCGAAGCGCTGCGCACGCCGGTCGACATCGGCTGGATCGAGGTCGATCCCTTCGCGCGCCGCGTGAGCCTGCGCGACGTCGCCTTCGGCGAGGGCGAGCCGCTGACCGTTCGCCGCATCAGCGCGCGTCCCGACGTCGAGCGGCTCGTGCGCGGCGAGATCGAGCTCGAGCGCGTCGAGATCGACGGCCTGCGCGGCGTGATCGATCAGGACGAGAAGGGCCTGCCCGTCCTGCGCGGCCTGCCCTTCCCCGAGCCCGGCGGACGCTCCGGCGGCCCGACGGTGGTGGTCGAGGAGGTCGTGCTCACCGACGTCGACCTCGAGGCGAGCCTGCCGGAGCGGCTGCGCCGTACGCCGGTCGCGCTCCACCTCGACGAGCTCGTCGCGCGCGAGGTGCCGACCTCGGCGGCGGGCGCGGCGTTCCAGGGCGAGCTCCGCGGCGCGCTCGACGGCGTGCCGCTCACCGCGGGCGCACGCATCGACGAGACGCCCGCCGGCTGGCGCGTCGAGGCGGAGGCCGAGCTGAAGGGCTCGCCGCTCGGCCGCGACCAGCTCCGCCTGCCGCCCGGCCTCGAGTCGCTCTCCGCCACCGTCGACGGGCGCGCGAGCTACCTGCTCGATCCTGAGCGCGGCGAGGAGCGGCTCGCGGCCGACGTGACGCTGAACGAGCTGCGCCTGAGCGGCGCCGCGGAGACGTCGCTCGCCGCGCGCCGGCTCTCCGTGCAGGGCCTCGTCGCCAACCTCACGGCCGGCGAGGTCGACCTCGGCGCGATCGAGCTCACGGCACCGCGCATCGTCGCCGCGCTCACCGCGGACGGGCTCGTCTACCCGGGGCTCGTCCCGGGGCTCGTCGAGTCCGGCGTCGAGCTCGCGCCCGACGGCGGCGCTGACGACGCCGCGCGCGAGCCCGGCTGGAAGGTGACCGGCGGTCGCTTCACCGCGCGCGACGGCGAGATCGTCGTGAAGCGCGACGACGCCCGTCTGCCGCTCACGATCGAGAGCTTCACCTGGCGCGGCATCGCGAGCGGCAAGCGCGGTGATCTGCGCTTGACGGTCGGCGTCGCGGAGGACGGGCGGATCGACGTCACGGGCAAGCTCGGCATCGACCCGCCGACGGTCGACGTCGTCGCCGAGCTGTCGTCGGTGCCGCTCGCCGATCTGTCGGCGCTGCTCGACACGCCGCTGCGCGTCTCGCGCGGCACCGCGCGCGGACGCGTGGAGATCGCCGGCGACCCGGCGCGGCCGCGCTTCGCGATCGCGCTCGAAGCGCACCAGGTGCACACCGCCCCGCCGACGGCGGAGCGCCCCGATCAGGTGCTCGCGGTCGACCGGCTCGAGACGACCTTGACGGTCGCGCCCGGACCGGACGGCGCGATCGAGATCGCGTCGCTCGCGCTGTCCTACCCGTACGCGATGGTGCAGCGCACGGCGCAGGGGACGTTCCCGCTCGACGTCCTCGGCGGTGCGTCCGGACACGAGGCGGCGTCCGGCGCGACGCGGGGAGCGGACGAAGCGAGCGCACCCGACGCACCGAGCAGGACGCGCGCGCCGCGGTCGGGAGCGAACGCCTCGGAGTCCACGGCGTCCGCACGCCCGCTGCGCATCGCGAGCCTCACCGTCAGCCAGGGCCGCTTCGACTTCGTCGACGCCACGACGACGCCGCCCTACTGGACGGGGCTCGCGTCGACCGACGCGACCGCACGCGGCCTCGCGCTCGAGCCGCACGCCCTCGACAGCCTGTCGCTGACCGCGCGCCAGGACGAGCTGCACCCGCTGCGCGCGTCCGCGCGCCGCACGGGCGACGAGAGCTGGCGCGGCGAGCTCGCGGTCGAGGGCCTCTCGCTGCCGACGCTGAACCCGTACCTCGCGCCGGTGCTCGGCTACGAGGCGCAGGCCGGCACGCTCGACCTCGAGATCGAGGCGACGCTCGCCCGCGGCCGCCTCGCCGCCACCACCGCGATCGCGCTCGACGGCGTCGCTCTGCGCCAGACCGGGCTCGACGTCATCCAGCAGCAGACCGGCGTGCCGCTGACCGTCGCGCTGTCGCTGCTCAAGGACGTCGGCGGCACGATCGAGATGACGATTCCGGTCGAGGTCGACACGGCGACCGGCGAGTACGAGCTCGGCTCGTTCGTCACCCAGGCGATCGGACGCGCCGTGCTCGGCGCGCTGTCCTCACCGCTGCGCTGGCTCGGCATGCTGTTCGGCACCGACGGACCGCCGCACGCGCTGGCGATCGACCCTGTGCCGTTCGCGCCCGGCAGCGCGACGCTCGACGCCGCGGGCCGCGCGCGCGTCGAGCAGGTCGCGCGCATCCTCGCCTCGCACGCCGAGCTCGACGTGATCCTGAAGTCGCAGATCGCCGAAAGCGATCGCGCGGCGGTGGGTGACGACGGGCTCGCGGCGCTCGCCGCGGCGCGCGTCGAGACGGTGCGCAGCGCGTTCGAGCGCGGCGCCGCGGGGCACGCGATCCTCGCGAGCCGGCTGCTGGTCGCGCCGTGGAGCATGCCCGCGGACGGCAAGCTCGATCCGGCGCCCGGCGTGTACGTCGAGGTGCAGTCGCGCTGA